The following coding sequences lie in one Brevibacterium marinum genomic window:
- a CDS encoding GntP family permease, producing MDLQLIAALIAGIATIVVIVLATRLDAFIALLTAAVVTGIVAGQDLLSIVDAITTGFGDTLASIGIVIGLGVGIGKILEVSGAADSLARAFLRAFGEGREPWAMGTVGSLVSIPVFCDSGYVIMNPLARSIARVKRGGYVTIALALGCGMTLTHHMVPPTPGPLAATGILGADIGSVILTGVVFTIVLLPVVVIYARWIGPKLEPVLNTAVKHDVYGSVTATSTSSHAVEGGSEDGEHGNIATITGEDTDAATTADASGSATAAADADAATSSGSGDDTDATDSETGSTKKPGAVLGFLPLIVPLLLIVANTVSTAIDRNAQGELSGDAYEPSSWVAPLAFLGNPVIALMIGLILAVYTLLPRVTPRSKVQNWLADGAASAGLILLITGAGGAFGMVLTESGVGDALAEAIASIRLPAFLVPFLIASLVRVAQGSGTVAMITAASVTAPLVAPLGLSPVVAVMACTAGSMVFSYFNDSYFWVVTRFTGLDGINAIKGWSGITTAVWAGSIPLLFVLDLIV from the coding sequence ATGGATCTGCAACTCATCGCGGCGCTCATCGCCGGGATCGCGACGATCGTCGTCATCGTCTTGGCGACCCGACTCGACGCGTTCATCGCTCTGCTGACGGCAGCGGTCGTCACCGGCATCGTCGCCGGTCAGGACCTGCTCTCTATCGTCGACGCCATCACCACCGGCTTCGGCGACACACTCGCCAGCATCGGCATCGTCATCGGCCTGGGCGTCGGAATCGGCAAGATCCTCGAGGTCTCCGGTGCAGCGGACTCGCTGGCCCGTGCGTTCCTGCGCGCCTTCGGAGAAGGTCGCGAACCCTGGGCCATGGGCACCGTCGGTTCGCTCGTATCCATCCCGGTCTTCTGCGACTCCGGCTACGTCATCATGAACCCGCTCGCTAGGTCCATCGCCCGCGTCAAGCGCGGCGGCTACGTCACCATCGCACTGGCGCTGGGGTGCGGCATGACCCTGACCCACCACATGGTGCCGCCGACTCCCGGCCCGCTGGCCGCGACAGGCATCCTCGGCGCCGACATCGGCTCGGTCATCCTCACCGGCGTCGTCTTCACGATCGTGCTCCTGCCGGTCGTCGTCATCTACGCCCGGTGGATCGGCCCGAAGCTCGAGCCCGTCCTCAACACTGCCGTCAAGCACGATGTGTACGGCTCGGTCACGGCCACCTCGACGAGCTCACATGCCGTCGAAGGCGGCAGCGAGGACGGCGAGCACGGCAACATCGCCACCATAACCGGCGAAGACACAGATGCCGCGACCACTGCAGACGCTTCAGGGTCCGCGACCGCTGCAGCCGATGCAGACGCTGCGACCAGCTCGGGCTCCGGTGACGACACCGACGCCACCGACAGCGAAACCGGTTCGACGAAGAAGCCCGGAGCCGTCCTCGGTTTCCTCCCCCTCATCGTTCCCCTGCTGCTCATCGTCGCCAACACCGTGTCGACGGCGATCGACAGGAACGCTCAGGGCGAGCTCTCCGGCGATGCCTACGAACCCTCGTCCTGGGTCGCCCCGCTGGCGTTCCTCGGCAACCCCGTCATTGCACTCATGATCGGCCTCATCCTCGCCGTCTACACCCTGCTGCCCCGCGTGACCCCGCGCAGCAAGGTGCAGAACTGGTTGGCCGACGGTGCCGCCTCGGCGGGTCTCATCCTGCTCATCACCGGTGCCGGTGGAGCCTTCGGCATGGTGCTCACCGAATCGGGAGTCGGCGACGCCCTGGCCGAAGCCATCGCCTCGATCAGGCTGCCGGCGTTCCTCGTGCCCTTCCTCATCGCCTCCCTGGTCCGCGTGGCGCAGGGATCGGGCACGGTCGCGATGATCACCGCGGCCTCGGTCACCGCCCCGCTCGTTGCGCCCCTTGGCCTGAGCCCAGTGGTCGCGGTCATGGCGTGCACCGCCGGCTCCATGGTCTTCTCCTACTTCAACGACTCGTACTTCTGGGTCGTCACCCGCTTCACCGGCCTCGATGGCATCAACGCCATCAAGGGCTGGTCGGGCATCACGACCGCCGTGTGGGCCGGTTCCATTCCGCTGCTGTTCGTCCTCGACCTGATCGTATGA
- a CDS encoding four-carbon acid sugar kinase family protein → MSQQNRSAGSPQASPRILIVADDLTGGNACGALFAEAGLSTMTIPGTSRGGSPSGGSADDGACRDSAQIAKALDDYDAVVVNTNSRHLSPTEAAASTDAAVRGAGPVDLVACRIDTTLRGNVGPTAEAALRARRDLASAPGPERVMGLCIPAFPASGRVTVGGQQLLHGRLLEDTELRNDVRSPMRTSVVADVLRENTALECHTVELSTILAGSAAICSEVLGALAAGAEVIVADAMTDEHIDLVARTLAGLNQDENLEWVSIDPGPGSLALARALLPKRGSGVILGVSGSATEVTRSQLAELDEDPTITVLRPALDADDLPDVQATVELVRTAASADGAAPAEAATSARSGAVRAIILATVVDATDLLELTDEQSELIPRRLARITAELMSTTALTGLYTTGGDVTAAVLGELDAIGMEIHSEIVPLAVGGRIVGGVGAGLPIVTKGGLIGDAGTGVLCLDHLMATAGMGRA, encoded by the coding sequence ATGAGTCAGCAGAACCGTAGCGCAGGGTCGCCTCAGGCGAGTCCGCGCATCCTCATCGTCGCCGACGACCTCACCGGCGGCAACGCCTGCGGAGCTCTCTTCGCCGAGGCGGGCCTGTCGACGATGACGATCCCCGGCACCAGCCGCGGCGGTTCCCCGAGCGGCGGCAGTGCCGATGACGGTGCCTGCCGAGACAGCGCCCAGATCGCGAAAGCGCTCGATGACTATGACGCTGTCGTCGTCAACACGAACTCCCGGCACCTGTCGCCGACCGAGGCCGCAGCCTCGACCGATGCCGCAGTCCGGGGTGCCGGTCCGGTCGACCTCGTTGCCTGCCGCATCGACACGACCCTGCGCGGCAATGTCGGACCCACCGCCGAGGCGGCTCTGCGGGCCCGACGGGATCTGGCCTCCGCACCGGGACCGGAGCGTGTGATGGGTCTGTGCATTCCCGCCTTCCCTGCCTCCGGCCGCGTCACCGTGGGCGGTCAGCAGCTGCTGCACGGGAGGCTGCTGGAGGACACCGAGCTGCGCAACGATGTCCGCTCCCCCATGCGCACCTCGGTCGTCGCCGATGTCCTGCGGGAGAACACCGCACTCGAGTGCCACACCGTCGAGCTCTCGACCATCCTCGCCGGCAGCGCGGCGATCTGCTCCGAAGTGCTCGGGGCTCTAGCCGCGGGCGCCGAGGTCATCGTCGCCGACGCGATGACCGACGAGCACATCGACCTCGTCGCCCGGACCCTCGCCGGCCTCAACCAGGACGAGAACCTGGAATGGGTGTCCATCGATCCCGGACCGGGCAGTCTGGCCCTGGCCCGAGCACTGTTGCCGAAACGTGGGTCCGGGGTCATCCTCGGAGTCTCCGGCTCGGCGACCGAGGTCACTCGCTCCCAGCTGGCCGAACTCGACGAGGACCCGACGATCACGGTGCTGCGGCCCGCCCTCGACGCGGACGACCTGCCCGATGTGCAGGCGACGGTCGAACTGGTTCGCACGGCCGCCTCGGCGGACGGAGCTGCACCGGCGGAGGCAGCCACCTCGGCACGCAGCGGCGCGGTGAGGGCGATCATTCTCGCCACCGTCGTCGATGCCACCGATCTGCTCGAGCTCACCGACGAACAGTCGGAGCTCATTCCCCGTCGGCTCGCCCGGATCACCGCCGAGCTGATGTCCACGACGGCGCTCACCGGCCTCTACACCACCGGTGGGGACGTCACGGCAGCCGTGCTCGGCGAACTGGACGCGATCGGCATGGAGATCCACTCCGAGATCGTGCCATTGGCCGTGGGCGGGCGCATCGTCGGCGGAGTCGGCGCCGGATTGCCGATCGTCACGAAGGGCGGGCTCATCGGAGACGCAGGCACGGGAGTCCTGTGCCTGGACCACCTCATGGCCACCGCAGGAATGGGTCGCGCATGA
- the pdxA gene encoding 4-hydroxythreonine-4-phosphate dehydrogenase PdxA, whose amino-acid sequence MTAPVLAMTVGDPVGIGPEITATVLAEFAGRDDQHGVAVADLAVMKRAVDVLGLDVELRAITDWSTPSAGQGVIDVFDIGVLGHDLPGWGVVDARAGQAAVTAIEVATKAAMDQEIAGIVTGPINKEAVWKSGSKHLGHTEMLGELTGVSKQDTMFVVENTKTPEHKLQIFFATRHMSLRKAIDALTVDTQVDSIERAHRALQLYGVDSPRLAVAALNPHGGENGAFGDEEIEILRPAVERVGESGLEVTGPIPADSVFHQGLSGRFDGVLSQYHDQGHIASKTFDFDGTISVTVGLPILRTSVDHGTAFDIAGQGIADAGTMRSAYRAAIGYAPFVDGIRAEYLPK is encoded by the coding sequence ATGACCGCACCCGTACTCGCCATGACCGTGGGCGACCCGGTGGGTATCGGCCCCGAGATCACCGCGACAGTGCTCGCCGAATTCGCCGGACGCGACGACCAGCACGGTGTCGCCGTGGCTGACCTGGCAGTGATGAAACGTGCCGTTGACGTGCTGGGACTCGACGTCGAGCTGCGGGCGATCACCGACTGGTCGACGCCGTCTGCCGGACAGGGAGTCATCGACGTCTTCGACATCGGCGTGCTCGGACACGACCTTCCCGGATGGGGCGTCGTCGATGCCCGCGCCGGCCAGGCCGCCGTGACCGCGATCGAGGTCGCCACGAAGGCGGCAATGGATCAGGAGATCGCCGGCATCGTCACCGGCCCCATCAACAAGGAAGCCGTGTGGAAGTCCGGATCCAAGCACCTGGGCCACACGGAGATGCTCGGCGAGCTCACCGGCGTGAGCAAACAGGACACGATGTTCGTCGTCGAGAACACGAAGACCCCCGAGCACAAACTCCAGATCTTCTTCGCCACCCGACACATGTCACTGCGCAAGGCCATCGACGCACTCACCGTCGACACCCAGGTCGACTCCATCGAACGCGCCCACCGTGCCCTGCAGCTCTACGGTGTGGACTCGCCGAGGTTGGCCGTCGCCGCGCTCAACCCGCACGGTGGAGAGAACGGTGCCTTCGGTGACGAGGAGATCGAGATCCTGCGCCCCGCCGTCGAGCGCGTGGGCGAGTCCGGCCTCGAGGTGACCGGACCGATCCCCGCGGACTCGGTCTTCCACCAGGGACTGTCCGGCCGCTTCGACGGTGTCCTCTCCCAGTACCACGATCAGGGCCACATCGCGTCGAAGACCTTCGACTTCGACGGCACGATCTCCGTGACCGTCGGGCTGCCGATCCTGCGCACCTCGGTCGATCACGGCACGGCCTTCGACATCGCCGGTCAGGGCATCGCCGATGCCGGCACCATGCGCTCGGCGTACCGGGCCGCGATCGGCTACGCGCCGTTCGTCGACGGCATCCGCGCGGAATACCTGCCGAAGTGA
- a CDS encoding DeoR/GlpR family DNA-binding transcription regulator, translating into MAIRTGTQKRRDDIQSLLATGSWTISRLAVELETSESTIRRDLREMSATGEVIRTIGGATAAGYVEPPLGQRMEANAEAKDAIAAAAMDYLGDGSVRTVFLDAGSTTVRVAQRIRDREDLTVYTRGLEVAMALAQPNGPEVVMVGGRVSAKSHGTTGAFSDHALGRIRVDLALLGADAVDAAKGLGEPTLDEARTKEVISERARTVVVLADSSKAGREVSAWAPLSEGWVWIDEDGVHPQR; encoded by the coding sequence ATGGCGATTCGCACGGGCACACAGAAGCGTCGGGATGACATCCAGTCGCTGCTCGCGACCGGTTCGTGGACGATCTCGCGACTCGCCGTGGAGCTGGAGACCTCGGAGTCGACGATCCGTCGGGACCTGCGTGAGATGTCGGCGACCGGTGAGGTCATCCGCACGATCGGGGGCGCCACCGCCGCCGGGTACGTCGAACCTCCCTTGGGCCAGCGGATGGAGGCCAACGCCGAGGCCAAGGACGCGATTGCCGCGGCCGCGATGGATTACCTCGGCGACGGGAGCGTGCGCACGGTCTTCCTCGATGCCGGGTCGACCACGGTCCGGGTGGCCCAACGCATCCGCGATCGCGAGGACCTCACCGTCTACACGCGCGGCCTCGAGGTCGCCATGGCTCTGGCGCAGCCCAACGGGCCCGAGGTCGTCATGGTCGGCGGCCGGGTCTCGGCCAAGTCGCATGGGACGACGGGCGCCTTCAGCGACCATGCTCTGGGCCGCATCCGCGTCGACCTGGCGCTGCTGGGCGCCGACGCCGTGGATGCCGCCAAGGGCTTGGGCGAGCCGACCTTGGACGAGGCTCGGACCAAGGAGGTCATCTCCGAACGTGCCCGCACCGTGGTCGTCCTCGCCGACAGCTCCAAGGCAGGACGCGAAGTCTCTGCGTGGGCTCCGCTGTCTGAGGGCTGGGTGTGGATCGACGAGGACGGGGTGCATCCCCAGAGGTGA
- a CDS encoding BCCT family transporter: MDETTDRSGSNGHDTRSPTATVDKAPETRPSGRIDRAVAGASVGILGLFVVLALILPAEMSSWVGAAFTACANIFGMYWQVLLLATFLIALVLIFTPWAKARLGNQAHPDFNRFSWIAMIMTTLLAAGGVFWAAAEPMYHYATAPPYFTNDGHSGFDAVAAALATSFIDWGFLAWAILGSLGTIVMMRAAEKGMPLRPRSLLYPILGARAAKGPVAGIVDVVCVIAVAAGTIGPVGFLGLQVSYGLNSLFGIPDVYPVQLLVIAVLTAVAGVSVFSGVSRGIRFLSSANIWMALALMAAVLVLGSAWFVIKSYFSGFALYMTDFFSMTLYRGDTEWLSGWTVFFFGWFLGYAPLMAIFIARISKGRTVRDLLISTTVLPPIATTFWFSVLGGTGIFLEQQTEGSISGPLMDGGLPAAVMAISDNLPLSTIISIGFLILTMTFVATTTDSMSFAMSQSCMTSGEPSPKLRATWALLIGITAAVLISLGDGGVEALQSAIVITAVPVAFVMLPSLFAAPIYVRQMAKEQNLA; encoded by the coding sequence ATGGACGAGACCACGGACCGGTCAGGTTCGAACGGACACGACACACGATCCCCGACGGCAACCGTCGACAAGGCACCTGAGACGAGGCCGAGCGGCCGCATCGACCGTGCCGTAGCAGGCGCCAGCGTCGGAATCCTCGGGCTGTTCGTCGTCCTCGCCCTCATCCTTCCGGCCGAGATGTCGTCCTGGGTGGGCGCCGCCTTCACCGCCTGTGCGAACATCTTCGGCATGTACTGGCAGGTTCTCCTGCTGGCGACCTTCCTCATCGCCCTTGTCCTGATCTTCACCCCGTGGGCCAAGGCACGGCTGGGCAACCAGGCGCACCCGGACTTCAACCGCTTCAGCTGGATCGCCATGATCATGACGACTCTGCTGGCCGCCGGGGGAGTGTTCTGGGCCGCGGCCGAACCGATGTACCACTACGCAACGGCACCGCCGTACTTCACCAATGACGGTCACAGCGGCTTCGATGCAGTGGCCGCCGCGCTGGCCACGAGCTTCATCGACTGGGGCTTCCTCGCCTGGGCGATCCTGGGATCATTGGGGACGATCGTGATGATGCGCGCGGCAGAGAAGGGGATGCCGCTGCGTCCTCGCAGCCTCCTCTACCCGATCCTGGGTGCGCGTGCGGCCAAGGGGCCCGTCGCGGGTATCGTCGATGTCGTCTGTGTCATCGCCGTGGCCGCGGGAACGATCGGGCCGGTCGGGTTCCTCGGACTGCAGGTCTCCTACGGATTGAACTCTCTGTTCGGCATCCCCGATGTCTATCCGGTGCAGCTGCTCGTGATCGCCGTGCTCACTGCTGTCGCAGGTGTCAGCGTATTCTCCGGTGTCAGCCGCGGTATCAGATTCCTCAGCAGCGCCAACATCTGGATGGCTCTGGCCCTCATGGCCGCAGTGCTCGTGCTCGGCTCGGCCTGGTTCGTCATCAAAAGCTACTTCAGCGGTTTCGCCCTGTACATGACCGACTTCTTCAGCATGACGCTCTACCGCGGCGACACCGAATGGCTCTCGGGCTGGACGGTGTTCTTCTTCGGCTGGTTCCTCGGCTACGCACCGCTGATGGCGATCTTCATCGCCAGAATCTCAAAGGGTCGCACCGTCCGGGACCTGCTCATCAGCACCACGGTCCTGCCTCCCATCGCCACGACGTTCTGGTTCTCCGTCCTCGGCGGCACCGGAATCTTCCTCGAGCAGCAGACCGAAGGCTCCATCTCAGGACCGCTGATGGACGGGGGGCTGCCTGCCGCGGTCATGGCGATCAGCGACAACCTGCCGCTGTCGACGATCATCAGCATCGGTTTCCTGATTCTGACCATGACGTTCGTCGCGACGACCACCGATTCCATGTCGTTCGCGATGTCGCAGTCATGCATGACCAGCGGCGAACCCTCCCCAAAGCTGCGGGCCACCTGGGCGCTGCTCATCGGCATCACGGCGGCCGTGCTCATCAGCCTCGGCGATGGCGGGGTCGAGGCACTGCAGTCGGCGATCGTCATCACCGCGGTTCCGGTTGCCTTCGTCATGCTGCCCTCACTGTTCGCGGCACCGATCTACGTCCGACAGATGGCGAAGGAGCAGAACCTGGCCTGA
- a CDS encoding DNA polymerase ligase N-terminal domain-containing protein, producing the protein MAEHDLKEYRDKRRNSTTSEPSGETSTSAEGVGAVTPVFVIHRHDATNLHFDFRLEIDGVLVSWAVPKGPSLDPSTKRLAHRTEDHPYDYADFEGRIEEGYGAGTVIVWDTGTFENATEIDGDEVSASQGLDNGHLVVVLHGQKLAGAFALTQTKMNGDEANWLLVKVDDSGADRRRRPTSTQNESVLSGRRNQDIAADEH; encoded by the coding sequence ATGGCCGAGCACGATCTCAAGGAGTACCGGGACAAGCGACGGAACTCGACGACTTCCGAACCGTCGGGTGAAACGTCCACATCCGCGGAGGGAGTCGGGGCCGTGACACCGGTCTTCGTCATCCACCGCCACGACGCCACGAATCTGCACTTCGACTTCCGACTCGAGATCGATGGAGTCTTGGTCTCATGGGCCGTTCCGAAAGGGCCCTCACTTGATCCCTCGACGAAGCGGTTGGCCCATCGCACCGAGGACCACCCGTATGACTACGCGGACTTCGAGGGCCGCATCGAGGAAGGCTACGGTGCCGGCACGGTGATCGTCTGGGACACGGGCACATTCGAGAACGCCACCGAGATCGATGGAGACGAGGTGAGCGCGTCCCAAGGCCTCGACAACGGCCACCTCGTCGTGGTGCTCCACGGGCAGAAGCTGGCCGGCGCATTCGCGCTGACTCAGACGAAAATGAATGGCGACGAGGCCAACTGGCTGCTCGTCAAGGTCGATGACTCCGGTGCAGATCGACGACGCAGGCCCACCTCGACACAGAACGAATCAGTGCTCAGCGGCAGACGCAACCAGGACATCGCTGCCGACGAACACTGA
- the ligD gene encoding non-homologous end-joining DNA ligase — protein sequence MSSSAEVSGVSIDKADKEMFGSDDGGPITKADLAKYYADVAEVMLPHIRDRPISMQRFPDGVGSEWFYEKKYPEHFPEFVESVRVATMDGEQNQVMIDNARTLVYLVDQACITPHTWLATSADLDHPDQLIVDLDPSVPGIAAVRRATVMVGELMDELGLNAFVKTTGSRGYHVQVPLIVEHDFDEVRDFARNCARVLVDRDPELLTIEARKNKRGDRVLVDIARIAYAQTAVPPYAVRSRPGAPVATPITWDELSSIDPQDYTMKSVRNRLAQRADPWNAMARHRQGIAKPMEIVGKL from the coding sequence ATGAGTTCTTCAGCGGAAGTCTCAGGAGTGTCGATCGACAAGGCCGACAAGGAGATGTTCGGCTCCGATGACGGCGGTCCGATCACCAAGGCGGATCTGGCGAAGTACTACGCGGACGTCGCCGAGGTGATGCTTCCCCACATCAGGGACCGTCCGATCTCGATGCAGCGATTCCCCGATGGAGTCGGGTCGGAGTGGTTCTACGAGAAGAAGTACCCCGAGCACTTCCCGGAGTTCGTCGAGTCGGTGCGGGTGGCGACGATGGACGGGGAGCAGAACCAGGTGATGATCGACAATGCCCGGACCCTGGTCTACCTCGTCGACCAAGCCTGCATCACACCACATACCTGGTTGGCGACCTCGGCCGACCTCGACCATCCGGATCAGCTCATCGTCGACCTCGACCCTTCGGTGCCGGGGATCGCCGCGGTGCGAAGGGCGACGGTGATGGTGGGTGAGCTGATGGATGAACTGGGGCTGAACGCATTCGTCAAGACGACCGGCTCCCGGGGGTACCACGTACAGGTTCCGCTGATCGTCGAACACGACTTCGACGAGGTGCGGGACTTTGCGCGAAACTGCGCCAGGGTGCTCGTCGACCGGGATCCGGAGCTGCTGACGATCGAGGCGAGGAAGAACAAGCGCGGGGACCGGGTCCTTGTCGACATCGCACGCATTGCCTATGCCCAGACGGCGGTGCCGCCCTACGCCGTGAGGTCACGCCCGGGAGCTCCGGTGGCGACGCCGATCACCTGGGACGAACTGTCATCGATCGATCCCCAGGACTACACGATGAAGTCGGTGCGCAACCGTCTGGCCCAACGTGCCGATCCGTGGAATGCCATGGCACGGCATCGCCAGGGCATCGCGAAGCCGATGGAGATTGTGGGAAAGCTCTAG
- a CDS encoding NADP-dependent oxidoreductase: protein MTETNAETSATSDRPTMRAISQDELGGPEVLHEIQLPVPTPGPSQILIRVHAAGMNPTDWKHRGHRAFLPSPPFVLGWDVSGVVETVGVGVTLFKPGDEVFGMLPYPFGVGAHAEYVLAPTRAFAPKPGGIDHVQAGAIPLAALTAWQSLVDTAEVGQGDRVLIHAAAGGVGHLAVQIAKARGAYVIGTASEPKHDFVRGMGADEMIDYREVDFAEAVHDIDIVLDTIGGEYQSRSLQTMTTGGILVSTIPIPVEGMSERAAAQGMRIENLLVESDQAGMLAIAGLVRSGQLHASIAGTFGLDEAARAHEELQTNRTAGKLVLTVV from the coding sequence ATGACGGAAACGAATGCGGAGACATCAGCAACTTCTGACCGACCGACGATGCGGGCCATCAGCCAGGACGAACTCGGCGGCCCCGAGGTCCTCCATGAGATCCAGCTGCCTGTTCCGACGCCCGGCCCATCCCAGATCCTCATCCGGGTCCATGCCGCCGGTATGAACCCGACCGACTGGAAGCACCGAGGCCATCGTGCTTTCCTGCCGTCACCGCCGTTCGTCCTCGGCTGGGACGTCTCCGGCGTCGTCGAGACAGTGGGGGTCGGAGTCACCCTGTTCAAACCCGGCGATGAGGTCTTCGGCATGCTGCCCTATCCCTTCGGGGTGGGGGCACATGCCGAGTATGTGCTGGCACCGACCCGTGCCTTCGCCCCGAAGCCGGGCGGCATCGATCATGTGCAGGCCGGGGCGATTCCGCTGGCGGCGCTGACCGCCTGGCAGTCCCTCGTCGACACCGCCGAGGTGGGTCAAGGCGACCGCGTCCTCATCCATGCCGCTGCTGGGGGAGTCGGCCATCTGGCCGTGCAGATCGCGAAGGCCCGCGGTGCGTACGTGATCGGAACCGCGAGCGAACCGAAGCACGACTTCGTCCGTGGCATGGGCGCCGACGAGATGATCGACTACCGCGAGGTCGACTTCGCCGAGGCGGTCCATGACATCGACATCGTCCTCGACACGATCGGCGGTGAATACCAGTCGAGGTCGCTGCAGACCATGACGACCGGCGGAATCCTCGTCTCGACCATTCCGATCCCAGTGGAGGGAATGTCGGAGCGGGCCGCCGCGCAGGGGATGCGAATCGAGAACCTCCTCGTCGAGTCCGACCAAGCCGGGATGCTCGCCATCGCCGGCCTCGTCCGATCGGGACAGCTGCATGCCTCGATCGCCGGCACCTTCGGCTTGGACGAGGCGGCCAGGGCACATGAGGAGCTGCAGACCAATCGCACCGCAGGCAAGCTCGTCCTGACAGTGGTCTGA
- a CDS encoding MFS transporter, with amino-acid sequence MSNPNTHPDSTPHASPPEPELKTVRKAVAASAIGNATEWFDYGLYAVSITYITQHFFPGSHGQLLALATFAVSFIFRPLGGIVWGPMGDRLGRKRVLALTILLMAGSTFCIALLPSYATIGVAAPIILVLLRVIQGFSSGGEYGGAATFMAEYAPDNRRGFFGSFLEFGTLAGMAAGSLIVLLLQLGLGEETMMTWGWRLPFVLAGVLGVVGLYMRTKLDESPVYEELDENDQGKTVKEVFRILFTGYWKQLLILGGMVVAVNVVNYTLLSYMPAYLQGPVGMGANSSLTVMFLAQAFMMVLIPFGGMFSDKVGRKPVWYFSLIGLFVASIPMFMLMANGFVWALIGLAVLGILYIPQISTISATFPAMFPGPVRFAGFAISYNVSTALFGGTAPSVNEAIIAATGNTIVPAYFVMGACVIGFIATIFMKETKGASLRGCGLPEEGAEVVFDEDELVDDAK; translated from the coding sequence ATGAGCAATCCAAACACGCATCCGGATTCGACACCCCACGCATCCCCTCCGGAACCAGAGCTGAAGACCGTCCGCAAGGCTGTTGCCGCCTCCGCGATCGGCAATGCCACCGAGTGGTTCGACTACGGTCTCTACGCCGTGTCGATCACCTACATCACCCAGCACTTCTTCCCCGGAAGTCATGGACAGCTGCTTGCACTGGCCACCTTCGCCGTATCCTTCATCTTCCGACCGCTCGGTGGAATCGTCTGGGGCCCGATGGGCGACCGACTCGGCCGCAAACGAGTGCTGGCACTGACGATCCTGCTCATGGCCGGCTCGACCTTCTGCATCGCACTGCTGCCGAGCTACGCGACGATCGGCGTCGCCGCTCCGATCATCCTGGTGCTGCTCCGAGTCATCCAGGGATTCTCCTCCGGGGGTGAGTACGGCGGTGCCGCGACCTTCATGGCGGAGTACGCACCGGACAATCGGCGCGGCTTCTTCGGCAGCTTCCTCGAATTCGGCACCTTGGCCGGCATGGCCGCCGGTTCGCTGATCGTCCTGCTGCTCCAGCTTGGCCTCGGCGAGGAGACGATGATGACGTGGGGGTGGAGGCTGCCCTTCGTCCTCGCCGGTGTCCTCGGTGTCGTCGGCCTCTATATGAGGACGAAGCTCGACGAGTCCCCTGTCTACGAGGAGCTGGACGAGAATGATCAGGGAAAGACCGTCAAGGAAGTCTTCCGGATACTCTTCACCGGCTACTGGAAGCAGCTGCTCATTCTCGGCGGCATGGTCGTGGCGGTCAACGTCGTCAACTACACGCTGCTGTCCTATATGCCCGCCTACCTGCAGGGCCCGGTCGGCATGGGCGCCAATTCCTCGCTGACGGTGATGTTCCTGGCTCAGGCATTCATGATGGTCCTCATCCCGTTCGGCGGCATGTTCTCGGACAAGGTCGGACGCAAACCGGTCTGGTATTTCTCCCTCATCGGGCTCTTCGTCGCCTCCATACCGATGTTCATGCTCATGGCCAACGGATTCGTCTGGGCCCTCATCGGGCTCGCTGTTCTCGGGATCCTCTACATTCCGCAGATCTCGACGATCTCAGCGACCTTCCCTGCGATGTTCCCCGGACCGGTTCGCTTCGCGGGCTTCGCCATCTCCTACAACGTCTCGACCGCCCTCTTCGGAGGGACTGCCCCGTCGGTCAATGAAGCGATCATCGCTGCGACGGGGAACACGATCGTGCCTGCCTACTTCGTCATGGGAGCATGCGTGATCGGCTTCATCGCGACGATATTCATGAAGGAGACCAAGGGCGCGTCACTGCGTGGCTGTGGTCTGCCGGAAGAAGGCGCCGAAGTCGTCTTCGACGAAGACGAACTCGTCGACGACGCGAAGTGA